gtaaaaaaaaaaaaagtttagattccaaccttGTAATTTAATATTCTTTCGTTTTAGACCCTGAGGCCATTTTACTGGACAAAatgctgatgtggcatgctAAGTGGCGCACTGACTGTGCATATCTGATTATGTGGCACGCTAAttgtataattaaaaaaattaaaaataaaattaattatatagttAGCACGCCGCATCATCCAAAAATCTGACTCAGTGTGCCACGTCATCATGTTTGCACAGTCAGATGGCCTCAGGGTCTAAACgaaagaatcttcaaattacaaggtcTATTTTaaaagaatcttcaaattacagggttggaatctaaactttttattttataggaggtaaaccggaactcgcccaaattacaagaaataaagacatattaaccctaatgtatataatcaaaatagttAAATCATTCTGGGACAGAGAGAGTAAattgttattaataataaaagattgTAGTAGAGAAATTGGTGAAACTCATAAGGTTTATTAAGACACATAATGctagtcctcgtgagcttaactcatttgATAAGGACGatgaataatatatgtaaggtatGTGATTCAAATctcagacaccaccaaaaaagacACGTAATGCTAATTTTCTTTTGGTGAATTCCATTTGGCAcaagaaaaacattaattatattCCCTccaatcatatttataagcaacttttcattttttgaattcattaaataattgatgtatatgaattatatatagTCTTGATACATCAGTTTATTAATGAatctgaaaaaagaaaaatagtttataaatatGATCAGATGGAGCAATTAACGGGAAACTTATTTCAGtaaaaaagtttttgtttttttttttaatcaattcctTTTGCTAACTTTAATCACACAAAAGGACAACATACACGAAAAGGACATTACATGATTCACTCACAATGGCGGTCTGTTTTGTAATTTCCCAAACCCACACCCCTTTAAAAACCACCACCTTAAACCTCTTCTTCAGCTGAAAAACAAAACCATAAgctaaaaaaaagagttattaTCGATGCAGACCTCATATTGTGTGAAGGAAAACAAACCCTGTGTGGGTTGGGTTCAAAACTACTTCAGTGACTGTCTCTGCAATGTTAATGATAACATTTCATTCACTTTTGGATTCATCAGTTTAATTTGTTGGGGTGTTGCTGAAATTCCTCAAATTATCACTAATTTTCGTGCTAAGTCTAGCCATGGTGTTTCTATTGTCTTTCTTCTTACTTGGGTTGCTGGGTTAGTaaatttatgtcattttattaaaattaataattttctttatttaattctaCTGTTCTTAATTTTGTTGCAGAGACATATTCAATCTGGTCGGTTGTCTTCTAGAACCAGCTACGGTATGTCATTCTCATTTTTCTGTAGCATATACTCcccaaataatatatatgcgAAACGTAGTTGAAAATTTGATGTATATGGTTAAAAAACTTAGTCTAGATACATCAAATTTTCACCTAAAATGCTTGTTTGGCTGTGTCTTGTTCTGTTTTCTGAGTTATGTTTGAGGATTGAGTCCCATTTTGTtctgaaataaattttttatttagactTTGGTCCCTTTTCTAAGAAATAGTTGTGAGTTTGACCCTGATTGATGTCTCACTTTCTTGTTCTTAATCAGAATATTTGCTGAGttatgatagaaaatatttgtgGGTCTATGATGTTTTTTTGGTCACAGACGAAGTGACAAATAGCATCAAAACTCACACTCTGTTTCAATCTGAAAACAGGATGAAAGGGTACAATCTTGTAAGATCAACATTTTTGAGAGATATCGTTAAAAAAACATTCTTGAGAGATAGTAAAATCAAAATTGTGAGCTGAATTAAGTTTTTACGTACGGTCTACAAAAAGTTTAATTTTCGTAAACTATTTGGtgacctatgaagcacggacacttctCGGATTAGGTATGAATACGTATTGTATTCAataccgacacttgtaattacactgaattatgtgatttatttaaattattagctCTGTCGACGTGTCCGTATCCATACTTCATAACTGGTGACTCATTGAATAACTAGTACATCCGATTTATAATACGGATTATatgtatcatttatttatttaattttcgtACAGTTCAGCACTGAAcaagattttaattaaaatctctGAATATATAATAGTAGTTCAATTAAATTGAAATGGTAAGAAGAGTGTAGAATTTCGTATCTTTCTACACctgtgaatatttatttatattttcctGGTCTCTCTAATATTCTCTTTTTAACACATGCATGCACATAAGATTATTGCGATTACTGACTTACTTTTTTTATGGTCTTGgtattatgtttttctttgtgCTTTTTGGATGGCTGGAAGTGCAGTTGCCAACCCAATACTACACAGCTCTGGtaattaaaatatgtattatttctcttctttgtttcttcttctgcTGTATTAGCTCTCTATATATAGTTTGCTCACAAAAAATgcttacatatatttttattaaaataataatatcttgAAATACATATTATGATACACTGATTTCTAATTACTGTTACAAATTAGGATCTGATTTCTCTACAATGAGCAACTTCAATTAAAATAGGGACCAAGCCTGCCAAGGGAGTGTATTGCTTTatcaaaaagcaaaacaaataaGATGGTTGCTCAATATGAACCTTAAAATTGCTCCCTCGACTaagaaaaattgattgaaagttaTGTTTCGATCAAATTTTACACACCAAAACAGTCAATCGAAAATTACAATTCGACTCGGAGTAAAATTTAAGTGTCAATTGAGCAACTTTGAACAAACCAAAATATTTGAAGATTTGGTTGAAGAAAAGAGTATTGTTGGCCCACCATAAAATGAGACAGACCTCACCGATGGAATCATGAATATTACTATTGAGTAGGGCCGGCCAAAACCCATGAGACGTTCATGCATTTATTTCCGAGAAaaattaagggaaatgttatttttacgataaaaaacacaagataattttttcatatatatacacattcaatcaaataaaaaaaattgattgaattagagttgtgttattttgaGACAAATTGGACATGAAATTCCAACAACAAACTAGTAGATGGTTAACAAAGTCGAATCGAATATGTGACTAATTATGTTGAGTAGTAACTTACATGGTTAAtgaataggcttaattgcacttttggacccctattttttcaaaagttgcggttatggacccttaattaatttaaatacaaaacagccccctatgttttgattctttggcagttttggacccccagtccattgttgactcggtcaacgctgacgtggcaccctaaatgaggtgccacgtgtcaatttttttatttttttttgccttggggtccaaaactgccaaagaatcaaaacatagggggctgttttgtatttaaattagttaggggtccataaccgcaacttttggaaagataagagtccaaaagtgcaattaagcctaatgaATATAATAACAAAGTGTTGCAGCTCATTAAATATCACTTTAGCACAATTTAACCACTGATTTTTAAGCATCTATTAATCATTcaaattatgttaaaatattcatTATTCATAACTTCAACCTTAACTTACATTAATGGCATGCTATGTTATTGTGATTATTAACAGCTTTACACAATCACAACGATCGTATTAGTAGTGCAAAGCTTCTATTATGACTACATCTATAAATGGTGCAAGCGTCGTCAAAAGATCAACATTGAAGAGGTTCTTTCTTTAAATCAAATCTGAGAAGAAGGAAAATATAATGATACATTATTCTTATTatcttatattattattgttatgttATAATAATAGACTtatgaagaagagaaaaaaccTTTGAAACCAAAAGAAAGATTTGAGTTAGGGATTCCAATAAGAAGTGGTAGACACAGAGCAATACCTAAACCAGAATACTACTATGGGTAAGTACTCatctttaattaaattgttaattaGTAGATTAAGCAATCTTCTGAACTGATGAGTTTTGAATTAATTGATTGAGTCAACAGATCAGCAAGATCATTGGCTGGTAATGTTACTCCACCATCTCGTACTTACATGAGAGTTGCTAAGAGTGGACCTTCGGCAATGGGATTGAACGAAGATTCATCTTCTGATGATGAGGCGCATTCGGTTCCTGCAACACAGCCTAGACAAATCCCTCGTTCTGCGGTGAGTGAGTCATCCTTAAGTGTCTGTCTGGAATAACAATTAGTTTGATGAAATCACAGTGACACTCCAGAGTATAGGTTTATATACGATTGAGTTACACTTCTATATTTCTGATTCAGGGAAGCTATGGAACGTTTCTAGCAGCATCAATTAACTTGCCCCATCAGAGTAATGCTTTGAAAGTCGGATACATAGCACTAAGTGGAAGAAAACTACTCTCCCAGGTATGTTATTCACACACTCCTAATCGTATAATCATTTCCTCAGTGTTTGATTACTTACTTTCAAtttgcataattgcatttgCTTACTGCTACTAACTAGAACTCATCACAGGAACATGTAACACACAGTGCATTGGGTCAATGGTTGGGATGGCTCATGGCTGCTATCTATACCGGTGGTCGGATACCTCAAATATGGTTAAATGTACGTgtaaaactttttcttttccttccatAGTTGTATACTTGTATTCTACTTTTTTCGTATGTTATTCTAACTGATCAATGTTCTTGCAACACGATTATTGGGCCAGATCAAAAGAGGGAGTGTTGAGGTAACATTTAATCTTAATCATTGAATAATTTCTCGTTTCATATTATAAATTAGAATTCACAAATCCACATATTATCTATATTGACTCTAATtatatgctttctctcttcgtCATGTAGGGTTTAAATCCTTTCATGTTCATCTTTGCACTGATTGCTAATGCCACTTATGTGGGAAGGTACATAGTTTATACTCACTTTATCATGCACATATCTTTCTTATTAATCTGAGAAGACTatacttcaaaaaataaatctaactcATTGAATTGTTTGTGCAGTATTCTTGTAAGAACTACAGAATGGGAAAGCATCAAAGCTAATATGCCATGGTTGCTGGATGCCATAGTTTGTGTTGCATTGGacttatttataatattgcAGTACATCAATTACAGATACCATCGAAAGACAACAACATCAAGTGACTATGGTAATTATCAAGACTACAAAGAAGCCAGAAAAACTATTGTTTCTTGATTTGTGGAGttgtaacattattttttattttaacaaatattatattattctaCTAACATTCAGCTATTAGTGGTTGAGTCTTGGTGTAGTATTATGTGGACTACATGATAACTAGCAATCAAATTTATATcaagtttatgaaatttgaaccGTTCATGGTTCTTAATTATACCTTATTGTTAGGGGAAACTATCTAATCAAAAGGTAAACTAAAACCATGTCGTTAACATAGATGTGATATATCAATCAAAGTTATCAATTTCAATTAGTGTACCATGAACCGTTAACTTGTGATTCTATAAACtgtatatttaataatttaataatatctacaacaacaaaaaaacaaatgaagaaGACAAACTAACCCAACAAAATTGATACTAAGAATCGAGTTAACACACTCTAACGTTCTAAACCAAAATCAACTGACTAACCAAGTGGATGCTAAGATCTACAAACTGAAGTGAAAATCTTGTCCTTAAAAAAGGagattgatgatgaatttgtcACACGTATGCATGAGTGTACAATTGTACATAGAGATAGAACTTTGCCAAAAAAATCATGGGACCAACGATGAGGCTTCAGTGGCTTAGTGATGTATATCTTGTATCTATCTACAAACACTTGTAGACTTTATCTGGCTGGTCATGTCGCTGTTGCCTCCACTTTTTCCAATTTTTGTTTGTCGACatgaaaaaaatagaagagaaacTAACTATCCTCTCCTGTGGATATTACTCACCAACCTCACCAAACTGCATAATAACAACAAACTGcatttatgaataaaaataggctaaaaataaaattgatatatgATTTTGCATAATTTATGTAAAACTCCAGCAAATTTATctattcattaaaagtaaagcaAGTTTTGTCAATTAATATTGTTAACAATGTAtgaaaatggaataaaaaacaAACCAGATAGATAGGTTGAGTCACAAACCGACAGTgattgacttttttttcttctaagaaATGTTtaaagttaaatgaaataaatactTGGATGGTTCTTTAATTATATAGTGTTTAAACACACTCACATAAAATTacacataatttaattattgtagGATAATATATCATTTCGATCTTTTTTGTTctatctttctattttttttaatgtatgctTAAAAGTTTTGTCTAAATCTTATGATCACACAATACTTTTTCGAGTGTCTCATATATTGTTAGAGAAAGTCTTTCTTAATCATATGCATAAATAAAAAGTACTTAGGCACACGTACATTgatgagaaaaattaaaagataaaagtaaaagatgatatgattaatttatttatctgttaaatttttttaattgtgtatttgcccaaatattttttattaaagtttgtGTCTATTGAAGAGTTGCTCTCTTTGTTAATATCAAATTAAAGATGATGTCATACATCAGTGAGGAGatattcctctaaaaaaaagaggAGATTTAATACGTgcagtttttgttaaaaatcaaaatgaatgcGATGTCTCAAAATTAGCAGGAGCAAATTATGAAAAGACCacttatgtgtattttttattttatttttaattctcaGGTAACTAATAGCTACAACCATCAAGCTAAtgtcacatttttattttttaccataTAGCTTAACTCAATGATAAAGATAAAgccaaacaattttattttgtcaaatagATAAATGACTATAAGTTCatctattaaaataaataaatggggtATCTAATATTCCAACCTCATAtcctatatatattatacataagTTGAATATCTGATGTTCAAACTATGATTTCTGCATATCTTAAACGATATCTTTACTAATCGAATTAAGctcttaaaaaatgtaattaaaaaaatattatgtggtTGAAGACCATCGCGCGCCTTTAATAATTTAtatcatttaaataaataaattgtgacGCATATGCAAGCTGGATGAATGAAATAAGTAGGTAATTATTAtcctttgtaacaaaaaaataaaaataaagaaataagtaGGTAATTCATATTtcctttgatttttattttattttattttatttttcaaaaaagtttcAAAACAATCTCATGAATTAGTTTGAAAATCGGATTTTCGACTAGGACTCAACGAAAACAGTTAACAATGACCTGAAACACAAGAGAAGGGTTACAGAGGTTAGCATAGTTCTTAAACCGACTATCCATATTTCAAATAAACTCAATCTTTGTGttgattatataatatgaactaATTTTCCTTGAATTCTTGGCACAAGAGGGTGTGTAGGGAGTGTCTGattttataatatgaaaaaaaaaagttttaatggGGTTTTCGGATTGTATATTCCGAataaatgaaaaactcattttccaCCCAAAAACATGGTAAAAACTCCTATAATATGAAAATTCccataacatttaaaaaaaaaaaaaagaatgttaatTGGTGTCTCGAGTGCATTAGTTAAGCAACCAAAATATGCaagtttttataaaagataGTGTAATTATCGcttcattaaaagtaaaaacttaCATTctcaacacaattttttttatactaactTTCATAGAGAAGGTAGTCTTGTACTCCCTAtgttttaaaatacatgttcaTTTTTTGCAATGTGTACTATTTAattgacttactttgaccatactttctaactaatttataaatacaaatattagcatgtaaaatgttgtttgatttgtctcgacaaatattttcaaaatattaaatttttatatttttatactttagataattaaagatattaacggtaaaaattgtgcattggcaTATGTGAAGTGATTGACCTGGACATGTGTTTTGAAACGGAGGGTGTAGCAACTATTATGGCCAAAATGATCATAATCTGTCTATCTTTCTGTACAATGGTTGACTTGACCACCTCTTTTCTTAGGTTCTTTCTTTTACCGGATAGATTTGGAATTTCTTTTTACATATTATGTACTTTATGATTCTGCTGTATTGATTCAAGCATCTcctatcttttatattttagtgttttaataaataaataaaaaacacaaaatttttatttaagtatttCTTAACAATgtcttaccaaaaaaaaaaaaaaaggacggCAATTCTTAAAcccaattatttttctttaaaaataaaataaaattcttaaacCCTATTTGTTGAGTTTCTTCTATTTGCGTCTCCTTCATCAAACGTGAGGCTccacttaaaaaaattgtttcttcttctcaaaCAGTCAGACTCacgcttcttcttcttcttctcaaccCTAACACCACACGACACTGCCGCGCCCCGCCACTACCAGTCACCACCATTCCAAAGgggaaaaaggaaaatataaaatttaaggtTAGTTTCAAAATTGCTCTTTTTTCTTTGCTAATTTCACTGCAGGATTGTGAATTGTTGATTAATAATAAGAAACAATTCTAATTCCACTAAGAATAATTAATAAGACATTAAACCTTGTTGATGTCGTGGCTCAAATTGAGTTTGCACCATTGTTTATGAATTTTACCATATAGTTTAATGATTGCATTACAAGTGTAAATAGAAATAAATGCTATTACTTAGAGTGTCTTAATTTGAATCCCAAATGAGACGAAATTAACATTGCAAAGCTGGAGTAATAGTATGTAGATTCGAAATGCTCAATTTGCTGAGCAAAATTGTACTTGTTCACAGACAGAATCAATGTTCTTATTGTTCTGCCATATTCTATTTAGcacaaagtgttgtcaaatagtagCTATTGTGGAATTTGAACAACACCGTTTAGAAAATCAGTAAAAAAAACTGCTTAGAAGATAAATTTTGTGGGTTCTACGATAGGGCTAAGTAAAGGATTTTGAGAGCAAGCATACTGCTTTGATAACATacaaattgaacataagtattTTCACTTGTCTGTTTGAACTTTACAAAACTGTGCCAATGAATCTCAATTAGAAGATGATAAAATTGAATAGAAGAAAAGTAAAAATCCCTATGAACTATTGACCCATCATCAGTGTCAATGCTTTGATAACATACAAATCCACATGTAGcaccccttaaaaaaaattgtgtttttattttactagggGCCTATTTTTATTATGAGTCTGGCCTCCAATTTGATTGGGACGGCCTTGGTTACAATACCAACTTTTAAACTTCTATTATTTTCTCTATTTGATTTGTATTACCCGCAAAATTGCTGATCTAAAGTAAAGATTGCACGTTCGTTGATTTGTGTAGCTGCCGGATCTGAACTTGTGGTGTGGCGCTGGTGAAACTTTCTCTTCCTTCCTTCAACTTGCAACAATGgcggcaaaatcaaaatccgACAAACCCTTGACAAATACAGAAGACATCAACCTTCTCAAATCCGAAGTAGCTTCTTTCGCTTCTTCACTCGGCTTATCCACTTCCCAAACCAATTCTTCAGGTTTCAACGATGTCGATTTTCGCAAAACCAAACCAAAGAAACAACAACCACAGCAACAAAAAACACCTGAAAAAGTCACACCCCAAAATAACCAAAAGCCAAATAACAAAACTTTTGGCAAAAGCAATCAACCCCATGAAAATTCGAAATTGAAAAAACCAGAACCTAAACCGAAACCCCCTGTTTTGTCATTGAACAACGATGCTAATAAGGAAAAAGGGTACTACAACAAGTTCAAGAATCTTCCAAAGCTTCCATTGATGAAAGCAAGTGAATTGGGTGTTTGGTTTGAGGATGCAGGTGAGCTTGAAGGTAAGGTGATTGGGGAAGGGAAGAAAGTGGACGTGAAAAATTTGGGTGAGTGGAAAGGTTTTGTTGAGAAGAAGAGGGTATTGGGTGAGAGATTGATGGCACAATTTGCTCAGGATTATGAATCGACTAGGGGACGTAGTAGTGATATTAAGATGTTGATTTCTACTCAGAGGTCTGGTACTGCTGCTGATAAAGTTTCTGCCTTTTCTGTCTTGGTTGGTGATAATCCTGTTGCAAATTTGAGGTCTCTTGATGCTCTTTTAGGTAAATTCAACTCTCacattttttctatttatttctttgttttggttggctgctgctgctgctgctgctgctgttgtatTATCATTTGTCCTTTCCTTATGTGCCCAAGacagtttatttatttgattgacTTTGAGCCTTTGATGGATTTTATTGTTTACTCTAGGAATGGTGACATCCAAGGTCGGAAAGCGCCATGCCTTGTCAGGCTTTGAAGCACTTCAAGAATTATTTATTGCAAGGTCCGCCTTTCCCCATTGTCTCTCCCTCTCACATGCCCTCCCAATTATgaaaaaatcatgaatcatgtaGACTTTTCAAAAAGATTCTCCaagaagaatgagaaaaaatCTTTATGAAGGTTTTGGAAGcaataaaattcatcaaatgtaaaatatttagttatcTAAACTCTCCTTTGCACACCCCATGCTACTCTACCAAGAGCTAACTATATATGTTTAGACTTAGAGAGAGATTAATTTTGATGCATTGTCAGTGTAAACCTTTTTACACTGTCAACCAATCGGAAACCACTATTTGTATGAATTTTAAGGTTGATATGAttaaagtcaattttttctattaatCTAGCTGTCATTATGATTTGTagtgtataattttttcagtGTCAATACATGTcaatttatttgaatatatatatgatattgtGTTGTATATTTGCATTACAAAGAGGGTAGGAAAAAGAATCCAATTTTATGAGTTGCTTACTTGTAAGCTATCTGATTATTTGGACTTCAGAGGAAACATGTATAATTTGGATAGCATTGAATCACATGCATCACCATTGCACCGATTTCATATTTTCTCCCATCTTGCTTATGatttacttcatttttttccctaTCTTGCTTACAGCTTATTACCAGATCGTAAATTGAAGACCCTGATACAGCGGCCATTAAATCACATTCCTGAAACTAAAGATGGCCATTCCCTTCTACTTTTCTGGTATTGGGAGGAATGTTTGAAGCAGAGGTTTGTTTGACAAAACTTTGTTCATGATCATaatcataaatcatatactctgaTTTGACTCGGTCAAAGGTTTCTTAAGCACATTCTAAATGATACTGACTTGTTAATTGCAGTAGCTGACAGTCCAAAACTTTCCTCTGTGATACTTTACCTCACATTTTCAATATTAGTGTTGAGTAATCAAATATTGTCAGTTTTCAAAAGCAATGTTCATTTATCTGTCAAGCTTTTTAGTGTTTAATTTGCTATCTTCTGTTGCCTCAGATATGAACGGTTTGTCGTTGCACTTGAAGAAGCCTCCCGAGACATGCTACCTGCTCTGAAAAACAAGTCATTAAAGGTTAgtaactaaaaatattttggctTAAATGAAAGTTTTTGTAGAAATTCAACCTGTGACCAACAGGAAACAATTTGTCTTGTTATCCTCCTTGCATTTTgctgttttaatttttatttgtataactTATGTAATGCGTGAAGACATGTTTTAAGATTAGTGCTATAACTTATGTAATGTGACTAAACTAATAAATATTGGGTGGCTGTCTTTCTTTGCTTGCAGACCATATATGTTCTACTAAGTAGGAAGTCGGAGCAAGAGCGCAGACTGCTTTCTGCACTTGTTAATAAAGTGAGTTAACTAACACTAAGCTATGGCTTATTTGAAACATATTTGATATTTCATTTGATGGTGTTATAGGCTACAAAGCACTTGCACAGACACTGGACAcaacactgataataatttaagaaaatgaaagtgatttAGTGCAATGTGTCAGTGTTGGATACTGACTTTGTGTCAGGCTCCAGACACTTCTTCAATTTgtagtgtcggtgctacataggTTTTAGAAGGTGTGCTACATACTTTAGAAGGTGTTAAGTATGCTTCCCAGAACTCCAACAAACTGTAACTAAGCacttctgttttttgttttctttagcTTGGGGATCCAGATAATAAAGCAGCATCTAATGCCGACTATCACTTGTCCAACCTTTTGTCTCAGCACCCAAATATGAAGGTATGTATACTTATCAGCATCTATTGTTTCAACCTTTTCAATTTAGTAGTGGAAGTAtcaataatttatcttttagcCAATTTTTGGAGTTTATCAACGTTGCTAGGAAATAGCTATATACTTGAAGAAATGTTACTCATGCTTCatttggtttattttgtttttgattttcttCACTTTTAGAAGATTTGGACTATTTTCTTTTCTGGGGCTTACGTTATTTGAAGATGATACACATGCTTGTACATTCAGTCTCATATTTACCTCCTAATTTGTTTTCGTTACTGATGTCATCCTTCTTAATATAtacttgttatttatttttctgatGCAGGCTGTGGTTGTTAATGAGGTGGATTCTTTTCTCTTTCGGCCTCATTTAGGACCACGTGGACAATACCATGCTGTAAGTCTTACTTTTCTATTCTTACAGTTCTCAAGTCATTGAACGCAAATTTAGTTGCTCCATGCTTCTTTTCTTCAGATGTAACAGATTTGTCACACTCGTAAGTACCTTGAATATTAGATCTTGCAACATATTGTACCTTTTCTTTATTGTCATTCCCATCTTCGTATAATG
Above is a genomic segment from Medicago truncatula cultivar Jemalong A17 chromosome 5, MtrunA17r5.0-ANR, whole genome shotgun sequence containing:
- the LOC11405854 gene encoding seven transmembrane protein 1 is translated as MQTSYCVKENKPCVGWVQNYFSDCLCNVNDNISFTFGFISLICWGVAEIPQIITNFRAKSSHGVSIVFLLTWVAGDIFNLVGCLLEPATLPTQYYTALLYTITTIVLVVQSFYYDYIYKWCKRRQKINIEETYEEEKKPLKPKERFELGIPIRSGRHRAIPKPEYYYGSARSLAGNVTPPSRTYMRVAKSGPSAMGLNEDSSSDDEAHSVPATQPRQIPRSAGSYGTFLAASINLPHQSNALKVGYIALSGRKLLSQEHVTHSALGQWLGWLMAAIYTGGRIPQIWLNIKRGSVEGLNPFMFIFALIANATYVGSILVRTTEWESIKANMPWLLDAIVCVALDLFIILQYINYRYHRKTTTSSDYGNYQDYKEARKTIVS